A window of Longimicrobium sp. genomic DNA:
GTGCATCTCGGCTGGCGGCGCCCGTCGCCCGCATTTTGCACCGGGTCCGCCGCCGGTGGATGTTCCACCTGATCGAACCGACCGCTCAGAGGATACACAGAGCCATGCAGACGAGAGTCGTGCTCGCCCTTCCCGTGCTCGCGGGGCTGATGGCGGCCTGCGCGCCGCGCACCGATTCGCCGGACAACGTCCCCGTCGACAACGAGCCGTCGGCCGAAACGTCGGCCACGCAGCCGCCCGTCGCCCAGTCCGCCGACTGCACGCCGCTGGAAACGCGCCCGGCGAACACGCCCAGCAACCAGCCCGCGTTCGCCGGGCAGACGCGGGTGTGCGGGGTAAAGTCCAGCGGGGCCTATGACGTGGCCGTGGTCGCCCGGGGGCTGCAGAAGCCGTGGTCGGTGGAGCCGCTGCCGGATGGGCGCTTCCTGGTGACGGAAAAGGCCGGGCAGATGCGGATCGTTTCCGCAGCCGGGCAGGTGGGCGCGCCCATCGCGGGGGTGACGCCGGTGGACCCGCGCGGCCAGGGCGG
This region includes:
- a CDS encoding PQQ-dependent sugar dehydrogenase, encoding MQTRVVLALPVLAGLMAACAPRTDSPDNVPVDNEPSAETSATQPPVAQSADCTPLETRPANTPSNQPAFAGQTRVCGVKSSGAYDVAVVARGLQKPWSVEPLPDGRFLVTEKAGQMRIVSAAGQVGAPIAGVTPVDPRGQGG